In Cryptococcus gattii WM276 chromosome B, complete sequence, the DNA window GCCAAGAGCGTCCACACAGCAAAGCCCCTTTCCCGCTCCCAAATTTCACCAGCAAGGGCCGTTCTCAGTTCATCGGCACTCTGTCCACTTTCACCTGTAGGTTCGGTAATTTCTCCTCGACTGAGAGCGAGATTGATGAGATCTTGCTGGGCTTGAGAGTTGATAGTCCGTCGACCATCATGGGGGACGGTGTACCAGTAATGAAGATAAAATATGTAGTGAAAGAGGGAAACGATGATGTGGTCGAGAGAGTAGAGGtgagaaaggagaagagtTGGGGCAGAGCTTTCCTGTTTATTGTTTGCTTTTGCCGCACCATCATATAAGAGAGGACGTACTGATTTGACGACTCGCAGGCCCCACAAGAAGGCGAATAACGTACCGACAGAATACGCGTAGTATAGTAACTGGGCAAATGAACCTCCAACGAATATGGTTATTAGACCATACAATCCCGCGACCTTGTTAATGAGCTGCATACAAAATCAGTAATCGTTCTGTGGTGAGCAATGCTATAAGCCTCACGCcgaaaagaaggatgatCTCCGCTCCTACACCACGTCAGCGTAATCTTGAAATAAGACAGAAGACTAACCAAGCTTGATATCTAGAAGACCAAGAAATGAGGTGAAGATTGCGGCCCTCTGAGGGCTAAAGTTGATTCTCATGCTTTTCTGCTGATTGTTGTTTATAAGGGTGACGCGAGGTGTTTAAAGAGTTGACAGCGAAGTCACGGAATCAAATATCGAGTGCAGCTGCGTCACTGACATTTCGAACCTCGCTTTTGACCAACTCATTGGCGTACTGTGTATGCTTTGCCGTCCGCTGTCCAATTTATCACTTCCTTGTCAAAGCCTTACCCAGGCGGTCCAAATGGCTTGTATAAATTGAACAAGTGGTATGCAAGTGCCAAGCATGACATTATAATTCCATTAAGACACTATGCACGTTCAACCGTCCACTTCTATGTACCTCATCTAAAGCCTTAGCACCTAACTCTCCACCGCCTGCTCCTTTTCAGTCTTTTCTCTCTCAAtcctttctttctcctccctctcctccatTTCCACTACCTCAATATCCAATGGATAGGTCAAAATTGCGGCGATACCGGTTAACATGTTCAACTGTTGACCAGATTCGTGCATCGATGAGAAAATGAGCACTTCGCCGCCTACGGCCCGAACAGATTCGACCATTTTCACGTAATGTGTTCGGGTGGCGGGGTCGGATGATCGGAAGAGATTATCAGAGATGAGGAGGGTACCAACGGCTCCGCGATCAACGGCGAGAGCGACGTGTTCTGGGCCATACCATGCTCGTAGTTCATCGGTTGCTAGCATCTTGTGGAATCTGTCATATGGCCCGCATCATCAGCAAACGCGATTCCTCACCAACACTCtgggaaaaaaaaagaaaggaCTCACTTATCCAGTCCGAGACCTTCCCTGGCAAATTTAGCACCAGACAGCATTTTTGCCACTTCTGGCGCTCTCAACGCCTCTACCAACCCATGTACATGGCTCGTCGTCGAATGTACCTTTATCCACTTTGACCGACTCGCCAATAACGGTTTATTCGACTGCAATGTTGCTTGCTGGAAAATGTGGTCGTACAGCGCATCTTTCGTAAACCCGGGAGAGGCAATGACGATTGCCTTGAGTGTCTGGAAAGGAATAAGGCGGAGAATAGCTTGGTACACTGTAGAAAAGAAATTTTCGACGGCCTTGTCGTGCGCCGATGTTCCACCTTTGCGTTTACGGGGGACGGGCATGTCTATTCGTTGTCGAATGACAGTCATGTGTTCTGACAGGAGACACAGAGCTGCAGTGCCTATATACAAGTGAAGGATATCAGCTCCCCATAGCAACAAGCTGAATTTGGGACGTACCTTGGCCGCAGACGATAGCGCCGACTTCTGCTCCTCTGCCTTCTTGAGTACTTTCCTGTATACGTTCCAGGGCGACAGAATCCCATCCACTCTCCTTTGTCAACCTGAAATCCCTATTCGCTAATTTCCCGAAAATTATGTGTCAGTCAGCTCTCCTCTGGCCATACTTGTTTTTGCTCGTTTCCGAGCGGACCCGTCCAAGGAAAAACTTACCCTCAAGATCTAAAGTATGATACGCCCCCATCTTCACAAACTCATTCTCCTCCACCACTTTCCCCGAAATTTGTAAACACGCTGTTGgctccttcttctcccccCTTTCGTTCCCTTGACTACTCGATGCGGCCGGCGAGAATGTCGTTTTTGTCACTTCAAGGGTCAAATTGGTGCGGACGCGGTAAGAGTCGGAGGAACCTGTTGAAGAGACTGTTTGGACTCTGCGGACTGCCATGGCGCGGACTCGGTCACCCTGTATAGCGCGTGAAACTGTCTTAGATATGTTGACATATTCTGATAGGAGAAAGGGGAGTCACCTCGGCAATGAGGTTGTACACATGCCACAtatcctcatcatcttccgGCCTGAGGGTGACATAACCCTGTAACACGTGTTAGCTCCAATCATCACGCTGCGTGAGTATGTTCATTCACCGAACCGTCCTTCTCTATATGCTTGTTGATAAGCTTCATTGTCGGTGTGGATGTTATAAAAGTGATATAGATGCCGTTTTACGAAATCTCAAGCCGTGATTTGTGAAAAATGAATGGCAGGGATATAATATGGGGAGCGATGTCATAGCCGTCATCTGAGTGGGTGGAGGTCACGTGACTTCATCCGACACTTTCACTTTTCCGTCATGCACCAGCAGCCAACGAAATCTCCAGCATCTCCACAACGGAAAAGATATCTTACACGTATATCTCATAAGCACAAGCACAATGTCTACTCCCACAACTCCAGCGCCTGATTCCGGCCCCTCAAACCCCTCGCCCGTTAATAAATGGCTCCCTTCAAACCCTTTCGACCTCCCCGAGACAAGAGAGCTCATCGCGCAAAAGGTTGCTATGGGTCAGTCCAGTCCTTCCCTGTGTCCGTTTGGTTTTGGTATAAATGGTACTGACAGTTTCTGTGGTAGGCGAGATTACCGATCATGATGTTGCTATCATGGAGAAAGGCTACAAATGGATGATTTACACTCCTCCCGTACGTTATGTCCGCCCTATAGTATAGCCCACCACTTGCTTTTTACTGACATGacctctctttcttctccgTTGCTGCTTGAACATTCTGTGGAAAATGGAAATTAATGATTGGAAAAAAACAATAGGCCACAGCAATCTCATTCACATTCCTGATTTGGCAACTTATGAAAAAGCAATATCCCCGTCCAAGGTTGATCACTCGTCTCCTCTGGGGTGGGCTTTCCGCTGGAGCTGGTGGGTTGCTAGGCTTTGGCGCAGCGGGTGTAGCAGCTGCAATGGAAGTGGAGGATAAGGTGGAAGATGTGGAGCGGTAAATCTATTTTGCCTATTTCCATATGGATGTTTGAAGGCTGATCATTGGGGCGGGCGGGGAATTCGATCAGAAAATCTCTTGTTTTTGAAGAAATCACTGAACACTCTCGCGCTCTCCAGCAATCGCGACTCGCACTTTCCCGTCCTGCCCCTCCACCAGCCGTCACTTCTCCTTCGCTCACGCCTGCGATGAGACAAGCTGCCAACCGGGGTGAATCGCGGTTACCGAGAGATTTCGAGTTCCCTAATGAgacggaggaggagaggaaagagagggaaaggaggaTGTTAGAGGGATTGAAGCTTGGGAAAGAAAgggtggaagaggagacAAAAGGGACTTTGGGATGGGTGAAGGGTTTGTTTGGGTCCAAGTAGGGGAGCGATGACAGTGATGGACATGCACAGATGAACGACATTCGATGTAATTCAATCAGGGGATAGGCTTTGCTCGCTATATAATGATTGCATTTGCTGGCATTGAGGTTTTTGAAGCGACTTGGAGTAGCCAATTGATATCCCACTTAAAGAGATCTTTGCTGGTTAGTTGTGACTTGAACACCACGGCACGCCTTCCTCAGCTTCTTTCTTGCTATTAACCATGGTCCAGTCGACTAAGCGCGTGCGTGCTTGACTCTTGGATGACAGCAGCCGTTGGACACTGCAAGCCATGTACAATGCCCTTACATGGTATAAACAATTCCACAACGTCACTCATGCCTGGTACATCCTCTTTGGAAGACGCAGCGCGTGCCCACCGTATGCTTTAGTCGAAATGTCATTGGTGGCGAGGAGGTTCGCTTATCTTATCTGTGCGCTGCGCTGTGGCTTTTCACCGGAAGCTCGCTGTGCATATACTATGTGAACGTAGCAGATGTATAGGCCAGAGAGAACAGCGGATACAGGCCTCGTGCATGCATAGATAGGTTGCCTTCCGCTGTTGGGTATGGTGAGTTCCGTCGTTTCCCGGCGGAAAGCCACGTGCATCAATGTGGAAAATATTTTGTACCcattctttttttttgtttgagCGGCGATTATTTTCTGTTTCTCTTCCCAGTTCGTTCTCATCTAatcctttcttcttccactccatcttctttcctcctccgcctctATCTCCTATCCCACCGCTCGTCCAAACGACCATCCAAAGGTCATACTCACCACTCACATAGAAAATCtttaaaaaaaaacttCCTAGCCACATACGGCCAGTTCCGCAAATCTTCACTCTCCCCATCACATTACTTTTGTCTCTAAACCCGTACAATGTCTCCCGTCGTAGCCCCTTCCACCGCCCTTCCCCCTTCCACCCATCTTGAGAAACTCACTGCCCTCGCCAACGCTCCCTCCAACGTCGAAGCCAAGTCTATCGCCGACGGTATCGCTCTGGAACTCAAAAAGGCCCCACGCACCCTTGATGCTCTTCAGGATGCTCGTATCGTCGATGTTGTCCTTGCCTGGGCTGCCTCCAAATCTGGATATGAGCGTGAGTCTGCGGTCGTCCTTGTGGAGCGTATTTGCCGTTCCCTCGGATCTGGTATCGAAGGTGTTTTCCTTCCTTTGATCCCCGCTATCTTGAACCTTGCTATGGACAAGGGACAACCTGTGAGGAGCGCTGTGAACAGTGCGATGACCAGTTTGATTAAAGCCACTGCTCCTGAGGGTGCGCGGAAGGTGTTTGAGGTGCTTACCAAGGTTTTGGAGGAGACCAAGGGCTGGAGGACCAAGATTGCGGCTTTGAAGGCGATGGAGGGGCTTGTCAAGCCTGGTGCGGAAGACTATGTTGCCAACGAGTTGGGTACTGTCATCCCTGTTGTTGAGCACGCGATGCACGACACTAAGGCCGAGGTGAGCATTATATCATTTATAGATGCAGACATTCGCTTATCCCTAGTCAGGTCTCTACCGCCGCTCAAAAAGCTGCCACCACTCTTTGTGGTATCCTTCCCAACGCTGATGTGCTCAAGCATGTTAACCTCCTCGTTTCTGCCATGGCTTCCCCTACCGCAGTTCCCTCCACCATCAAAGGTCTTTCTTCCACCACTTTCGTCGCTGAAGTCAACGGTCCAACTCTTGCCGTCATGGTCCCCCTTTTGACCCGTGCCCTCAAGGAACGTTCCACTGACACTCAACGAATGACCTGTGTCGTTATCGGTAACCTTGTCAAGCTCGTCCGAGACCCTACCGTCGCCGCCCGATACCTCGGTCCCCTCTTTGGTGGTGTCCAGCAAATCGCCACCGGTGCCGCCTTCCCCGAGATCCGAGCCTTTGCTCAGACCGCCCTCGACATTCTTATCGGCGCTGGTGCCTCTGCCAGTGCCACACCGTTGCCTCCTCGAGACGTTACTCTCGCTGTCACCGAAGCCCTTGCCGTCATGGCTCCCCATCTCCAAATCCCCGGCTTCCCTGCTCACCCTTCCATCCCCCTTTCCGCCTCTCTCCCCAACAGCCCCGTCATCGCTCACGCTGTCGAGTACCAAGCCAACGTTGTCGCCGACCTCGTCGACCTTCGTCGATGGGACGCTTCCATCTGGGAAGGCAAGGCTCTTGGTTCATTCATGAAGCTCCTCCAAGGTGCCGATGAAGGCGCTAAAGCCACCGCCGAGATCCGCAAAGCGTTTATGGACCTTGACAAGGCCAAATACGCTCCTCCCGAGAAGGACGACGGATCCGAGGGTGAATTGTTATGTGATATCCAATTCTCTCTTGCTTATGGCGGTTTGCTTTTGCTCAACCACACCAACTTGAAGttgaggagaggaaggaggtACGGTATCTGTGCCGCCAACGGTGCGGGCAAGTCCACATTGATGAAGGCTATCCGTGACGGTAAAGTCGAGGGCTTCCCTCCCCAGGAAGAGCTTAGGACGATTATGGTCGAGCATGCCCTTCAGGGGGAGGACACTTCCATGGCTATCCTCGACTTTATCGCCGCCGACCCCAAGCTTACGCACAAGACTAGGGCCGACATGGCCGCTATGCTCTTGTCCCTCGGTTTCTCAGACGAGAAACAGCAAGACCCCGTGGCATCTCTTTCCGGTGgttggaagatgaagttGGAATTGGCCAAGGCCATGTTGATCGGTGCCGATATTCTTTTGCTGTAAGTTAAAAATTTTCAAGCAATCTGAAATCTAGCGTGCTAATTTTGGGACATAGCGACGAACCTACTAACCACTTGGACGTCCAAACCGTCGCTTGGCTTGAGGAATACGTCTGCAGCTTGCACGACATCACCTGTATGATCGTCTCGCACGACTCTGGTTTCCTCGACAACGTCTGTACCGACATTATCCACTACGAGAGCAAGAAACTCGTGTACTACCCCGGTAACCTCTCCAAGTTTGTCGAAAAGGTCCCTTCTGCCAAGTCCTACTACACTCTTGCCGCTACTTCTATCAAGTTCACCTTCCCTCCTCCCGGTAACCTCGTCGGTGTCCGATCCAACACACGAGCGATCCTCAAACTTACCAACTGTACATTCACCTACCCCGGTGCCCCCCGGCCTTCTATCAAGAATGCCTCATgctccctctccctttCTTCCCGAGTCGGTATTATCGGTCCCAACGGTGCGGGTAAATCTACCCTCATCAAGCTCCTCACCGGTGAGACTGTCCCTCAAGAAGGTTCAGTGCACAAGCACCCTGCTCTTCGTGTCGGCTACGTCGCTCAGCACGCGTTCCACCACATCAATCAGCACTTGGACAAGACCGCTGTGCAATACATCCAGTGGCGATACCAGGACGGTCACGATagggagatgatggagaaggCTACCCGTGTCCTGACTGACGAAGACAAAGAAATGATGGAGCGCCCGATCGAAGGGAAGAATGGCGAATTGAGAAAGATTGAGTACATTCTCGGTCGACAAAAGCTCAAAAAGTCCTTCCAGTACGAAGTCAAGTTCAAGGGTTACGACCACAAGTACAACGCCTGGATCGGGCGAGATGTCTTGATCGAAAAGGGTTTCCAGAAACTTATCACCCAGTTCGATGACTTGGAATCTTCTAGGGAAGGTGCGGGTATGAGGGACACCGGTGCAAATGCAGTTAGGGAGGTTTTGGAGGCTGTGGGTTTGGACGGTGATATTGCGCAGTATAACGAGATGTCTGGTTTGTCCGGTGGACAAAAGGTCAAGGTCGTCATTGCCGCTTCCATGTTTAACCGGTAAGTCTATCTGTACCCTTCTTACCTTCACTCAGTTCAGCTCAACTAACTCATTCGCCTTCTTTTAGACCCCAGTGTCTCTTCCTCGACGAGCCTACCAACTTCTTGGACCGAGAAGCCCTCGGTGGTCTCGCTGTGGCTATCAAAGAATGGGGAGGTGCCGTCTGCATCATCTCGCACTCTACCGAATTTGTCACCGCCCTTTGTCCCGAAATCTGGCACGTTGACGCCGGTGTACTCACCCACCAAGGTAAAGTCGCCCTCGTCGAAGATGCCTTTGACGACCCTTCCCGACCCGGATCCCGAGTGACTAGCA includes these proteins:
- a CDS encoding Hypothetical Protein (Similar to TIGR gene model, INSD accession AAW40702.1), which codes for MSTPTTPAPDSGPSNPSPVNKWLPSNPFDLPETRELIAQKVAMGEITDHDVAIMEKGYKWMIYTPPATAISFTFLIWQLMKKQYPRPRLITRLLWGGLSAGAGGLLGFGAAGVAAAMEVEDKVEDVERKSLVFEEITEHSRALQQSRLALSRPAPPPAVTSPSLTPAMRQAANRGESRLPRDFEFPNETEEERKERERRMLEGLKLGKERVEEETKGTLGWVKGLFGSK
- a CDS encoding mRNA export factor elf1, putative (Similar to TIGR gene model, INSD accession AAW40703.1), with protein sequence MSPVVAPSTALPPSTHLEKLTALANAPSNVEAKSIADGIALELKKAPRTLDALQDARIVDVVLAWAASKSGYERESAVVLVERICRSLGSGIEGVFLPLIPAILNLAMDKGQPVRSAVNSAMTSLIKATAPEGARKVFEVLTKVLEETKGWRTKIAALKAMEGLVKPGAEDYVANELGTVIPVVEHAMHDTKAEVSTAAQKAATTLCGILPNADVLKHVNLLVSAMASPTAVPSTIKGLSSTTFVAEVNGPTLAVMVPLLTRALKERSTDTQRMTCVVIGNLVKLVRDPTVAARYLGPLFGGVQQIATGAAFPEIRAFAQTALDILIGAGASASATPLPPRDVTLAVTEALAVMAPHLQIPGFPAHPSIPLSASLPNSPVIAHAVEYQANVVADLVDLRRWDASIWEGKALGSFMKLLQGADEGAKATAEIRKAFMDLDKAKYAPPEKDDGSEGELLCDIQFSLAYGGLLLLNHTNLKLRRGRRYGICAANGAGKSTLMKAIRDGKVEGFPPQEELRTIMVEHALQGEDTSMAILDFIAADPKLTHKTRADMAAMLLSLGFSDEKQQDPVASLSGGWKMKLELAKAMLIGADILLLDEPTNHLDVQTVAWLEEYVCSLHDITCMIVSHDSGFLDNVCTDIIHYESKKLVYYPGNLSKFVEKVPSAKSYYTLAATSIKFTFPPPGNLVGVRSNTRAILKLTNCTFTYPGAPRPSIKNASCSLSLSSRVGIIGPNGAGKSTLIKLLTGETVPQEGSVHKHPALRVGYVAQHAFHHINQHLDKTAVQYIQWRYQDGHDREMMEKATRVLTDEDKEMMERPIEGKNGELRKIEYILGRQKLKKSFQYEVKFKGYDHKYNAWIGRDVLIEKGFQKLITQFDDLESSREGAGMRDTGANAVREVLEAVGLDGDIAQYNEMSGLSGGQKVKVVIAASMFNRPQCLFLDEPTNFLDREALGGLAVAIKEWGGAVCIISHSTEFVTALCPEIWHVDAGVLTHQGKVALVEDAFDDPSRPGSRVTSKAGTPRTMPGTPGTATGTATPAESVATDGTVDDVADGLAKLMEKKKKKKKMTRNELKAQEERRRLRKLNWLTYGGEREPDTDDE
- a CDS encoding Hypothetical protein (Similar to TIGR gene model, INSD accession AAW40700.1; CNA00920), whose protein sequence is MRINFSPQRAAIFTSFLGLLDIKLGAEIILLFGLINKVAGLYGLITIFVGGSFAQLLYYAYSVGTLFAFLWGLRVVKSESSAPTLLLSHLYSLDHIIVSLFHYIFYLHYWYTVPHDGRRTINSQAQQDLINLALSRGEITEPTGESGQSADELRTALAGEIWERERGFAVWTLLAGWILKIYFILVLYSYAAHLASSTYHTLPLTFRGKATKLAHPDPGQEGSSPRIPGESEDDIELRRAEQAARDGPSKKGKGKRTEEDDEDLSWE
- a CDS encoding RNA-binding protein, putative; Dom34p (Similar to TIGR gene model, INSD accession AAW40701.1); this translates as MKLINKHIEKDGSGYVTLRPEDDEDMWHVYNLIAEGDRVRAMAVRRVQTVSSTGSSDSYRVRTNLTLEVTKTTFSPAASSSQGNERGEKKEPTACLQISGKVVEENEFVKMGAYHTLDLEANRDFRLTKESGWDSVALERIQESTQEGRGAEVGAIVCGQGTAALCLLSEHMTVIRQRIDMPVPRKRKGGTSAHDKAVENFFSTVYQAILRLIPFQTLKAIVIASPGFTKDALYDHIFQQATLQSNKPLLASRSKWIKVHSTTSHVHGLVEALRAPEVAKMLSGAKFAREGLGLDKFHKMLATDELRAWYGPEHVALAVDRGAVGTLLISDNLFRSSDPATRTHYVKMVESVRAVGGEVLIFSSMHESGQQLNMLTGIAAILTYPLDIEVVEMEEREEKERIEREKTEKEQAVES